In Pseudomonas campi, the sequence ACTTACTCCGGCAGATCTTGGTGCTGCGCGCGGCTCTGCTCGGCGCCCTGCCACAGACGTTCGAGGTCGTAGAACTGGCGGGTGGCAACCTGCATCACGTGCACCACGACATCGCCGAGATCGAGCAGGGCCCACTCGCCGCCGTCCAGGCCTTCGCTGCCGATCGGGCGCACGCCCTGCTCGCGGACCTTGTCCAGCACTTCGTTGGCCATCGACTTGACGTGACGGCTGGAGGTACCGCTGGCGATCACCATGAAGTCGGTGACGCTGGTCTTGCCGCGCACATCGATGGTGGTGATATCGGTGGCTTTCATGTCTTCCAGGGCCGCAACGGCGACCTTGACCAGTTGTTCGTTTTGCATCGTTACCTCATGAATCGGTTTGCCCACGGTACAGCCCGTGGGTTTGGATATAGGCCAGCACGGCGTCGGGTACCAGAAAACGTACCGAACGCCCTTCTGCCAGCAAATGGCGAATCTGTGTGGCAGACACCGCCAGCGGCGTCTGCCAGACAAAAGCAATCTGTCCGCTCGGCCCGACCAGGCCTTGCGGATCATTCACACTGCGCGCCGCGAGCAGGTCACGCAGCGCTTCCGGCGCCTCGCTGTCGGCATCCGGCCGCTGCAGCACGAGGATATGGCAGTGCTGCAGCAGTTCTGCCCAGCGCTGCCAGGTCGGCAACCCGCAGAAGGCATCCCAGCCCAGCAGGAGAAACAGCTGATCATCCGCCGCCAGTTCACCGCGCAACGACTCCAGGGTGTCGATGGTGAACGACGGCTTGTCACGCCGCAGCTCGCGGTCATCGACCGCCAGCCGTGGCTCACGCTCTACCGCCAGTTGCACCATGGCCAGGCGTTGCTCGGCAGTCGCCTGCGGTGCCGTGCGGTGCGGCGGCCGCGCGCTGGGGATCAGCCGCAGCTCGTCCAGCGCCAGCTGCTCGGCCACCTCGAGGGCGCCGCGCAGATGGGCGATATGCACGGGATTGAAGGTGCCCCCCAGTATCCCGATACGCCGCGCCATCAGGTACGCCCCATCAGGTACGAATGTGCCCGTCGCCGAACACCACGTACTTCTCGCTGGTCAGACCGATCAGGCCGACCGGGCCGCGGGCGTGCAGCTTGTCGGTGGAGATGCCGATCTCCGCGCCCAGGCCGTACTCGAAGCCGTCGGCGAAACGGGTCGAGGCATTGACCATCACCGAAGCGGAATCCACCTCGGTGAGGAAGCGCCGCGCATCGCTGAAGTTCTCGGTGATGATCGCGTCGGTGTGCTGCGAACCGTATTTATTGATGTGCTCGATGGCCGCTTCCAGCGAGTCGACAATGCGAATCGCCAGGATCGGCGCGTTGTATTCGGCGAACCAGTCTTCCTCGCTCGCCTCCAGCACATCACTACCCAGCAGCGCACGGGTCGCGGCGTCGCCACGCAGCTCGACGCCCTTGTCGCGGTAGATGGCAGCCAGCGGCGGCAGCACCTGGGCGGCAACGGCGGCATGCACCAGCAGGGTTTCCATGGCGTTGCACGGCGAATAGCGCTGGGTCTTGGCGTTGTCGGCAACGCGGATGGCCTTGTCGAGGTCGGCGGCGACGTCAATATAGACGTGGCACACGCCGTCCAGGTGCTTGATCACCGGCACCTTGGCGTCGCGACTGATGCGTTCGATCAGGCCCTTGCCGCCACGCGGCACGATCACGTCGACGAACTCCGGCATGCTGATCAGCGCGCCGACGGCCGCGCGGTCGGTGGTTTCCACCACCTGCACGGCGCTGGCGGGCAGGCCGGCTTCGGCCAGGCCGAGCTGGATGCAGCGGGCAATCGCCTGGTTGGAATGAATGGCTTCCGAGCCGCCACGCAGGATGGTGGCGTTGCCGGACTTCAGGCACAGGCTGGCGGCGTCGATGGTCACGTTCGGCCGCGACTCATAGATGATGCCGATCACGCCCAGCGGCACGCGCATCTTGCCGACCTGGATACCGGACGGCATATAGCGCATGCCCTGGATCTCGCCGATCGGGTCGGGCAGGGTGGCAACCTGGCGCAGGCCTTCGATCATGCTGTCGATCACGCCCGGGGTCAGCGCCAGGCGGTCGACCATGGCCGGTTCCAGGCCGCTGGCGCGGGCGGCGGCCAGGTCCAGCTCATTGGCGGCGGTCAGCTCGGCGCGGGCGGCGTCGAGGGCATTGGCGGCAGCCTGCAGGGCGCTGTTCTTCTGCGCGGTGCTGGCGCGGGCGAGCACCCGCGAGGCATCGCGCGCGGCGCGGCCCAGGCGGGTCATGTAGTCGAGCACGGACTCGGTCATGGTCTCGGAATGTCTGGCAGTTGGAAAAAGGGGCTGATTATAGCGATAGCGCGCCCTCAAGCCCAGCAGCGTCGGGCGGATGGTCACTTTAGCCGGAGCTTGTTGCTATGATCGCGCCCGCCACCCTCGCCACAGGCGCCCCGATGCCCGCCACCCCAGCGTCACTGCCCTGGCCCGAAGCCCGCCCGCTGCCCGCCGCATTCTTCGATCGCGACGCGCAGACCCTGGCCCGCGCCCTGCTCGGCAAAGTCATTCGTCACCGCCATCAGGGCCACTGGCTGGCCGCCCGGATCATCGAGACCGAGGCCTACTACGCCGCCGAGAAGGGCAGCCATGCTTCGCTCGGCTACACAGAGAAACGCCGCGCGCTGTTTCTCGATGGCGGGCACATCTACATGTACTACGCCCGTGGCGGCGACTCGCTGAACTTCAGCGCCCAGGGGCCGGGCAATGCGGTGCTGATCAAAGCGGCCGCGCCCTGGCTGGATCGGCACTGCGCAGCCGACGCCCTGGCGCGCATGCAGGCCAACAATCCGGCCGCCGATGGCAGCCCGCGCCCCGTCGCCAGACTGTGCGCCGGCCAGACCCTGCTGTGTCGCAGTCTCGGCCTCAAGGTGCCGGACTGGGACGCCCGCCGCTTCGACCCGCAGCGCCTGTTTGTCGAGGATGTCGGCGAAATGCCGGCGCAGATCGTTCAAACTACCCGCTTGGGCATCCCCAGCGGACGTGACGAGCACCTGCCCTATCGTTTCGTCGACGCCACCTTCGCCCGCCAGTGCACACGCAACCCATTGCGCCGCGGGCAGGTCGAAGGCCGTGACTATCTCTTGCTAACCCCCAAGGAGCTGTACCCATGAGCCAATGGTTCGACACCATGACTCTCTGGCTGGAAACCAACCCGGAGTGGTTGGGCCTGACCATCTTCCTCGTCGCCTGCCTGGAGTGCCTCGCCATAGCCGGCATCCTCATTCCCGGCACCGTGGTGCTGTTCACCCTAGCCGTGCTGGCCGGCAGCGGCGCCCTGACGCTGTGGGAAACCATAGCGCTGGCCTACGCCGGCGGCCTGCTCGGCGATGCGATCTCCTACGGCCTGGGCCGCCACTTCCACCAGGGCATCCGCCGCCTGCCGGTGCTGCGCGACCACCCCGAATGGCTGGCCCGCGCGGAAAACTACTTCCAGCGCTATGGCGTGGTCAGCCTGCTGGTCGGCCGCTACATCGGCCCGCTGCGCCCCATGCTGCCCTTGGTGGCGGGCATGCTCGACATGCCGTTCGTGCGTTTCATCCTGGTCAGCATGCTGGCCGCCGCTGGCTGGGCAGTGGCCTACATGCTGCCCGGCTGGGCCACTGGCGCCGCCCTGCGCCTGCCGCTGCCGGAAGGCTTCTGGAGCGCCGCCGGGACAGTTGCCGGCGCCATCGCGCTGATGCTGCTGGTGGTGATTCTCAGCAGCCTGCGCGAACTGCGCTGGGCGACGGCCGTAGCGGCCGGCCTGAGCGCCACCCTGCTGGCAGCCCTGCTCCTCGGCGTGCCCTACCTGAGCCCCCTCGACCAGGGTTTGATGACACTGGTGCAGGAGCAACGCAACAGCACCCTGGACAGCATCGCCCTGCTGATCACCGGCCTCGGCGACTTCACCACCCAGGTTGCTGCGGGCGTGCTGCTCACCGGCCTGCTCCTGCTCAGCCGGCGCTATGCTGCGGCCGCCCTGGTGGCAGGCTGCATGCTGTTCACCGCCCTGACCAACACCGGCCTCAAGCACCTGTTCGCCCGCGCTCGGCCCGAAGTGCTGCTGCAGCCGCTGGACACCTTCAGCCTACCCAGCGGGCACAGCTCGGCGGCCTTCGCCTTCTTTCTGGCCCTGGGCATCCTCGCCGGCCGCGGCACACCAGCGCGCACCCGCCTGACCTGGCTGCTGCTGGCCAGCCTGCCAGCCCTGGCCATCGCCCTGTCGCGGGTTTATCTGGGGGTGCACTGGCCTACGGACGTGTTGGCCGGCGCCTTGCTCGCGGGCAGCGTGTGCGCAGCCTGGCTGGCCTTTCTGCAGCGGCGCGCAGTCCTGGCGCCGCTCAGTGCGCGCATCTGGTGGCTGATCCTGCCAGCCAGCCTGGCCCTGCTCGGCGCCGTCAGCGCCTGGTCCTTGCCAGAGGCGCTGCAGCAATATCGTTATTGAGGTCAGCCTGCTCAGAACCTGTTTAGGGTCTTTTGAGCTAGAGCCAGGCAAGGCGCAACGACCAGCGGAAGTAACAGCCGCAGGCTGGCCCGAAGGGTGAGCGCCAGCGAATCAAGCGGGCGAGGACGCGGAGTTTACGAGCTGTAAATGAGCAGTACTCGCTTCACTCGCCCTACGGGCCGCGCTGCAGCGCGTTAGTCGCAAGCGACTTGCCGAGCCCACTTGACCAGCCTGCGGCTGTTACTGCGTTGCAACGCAGCATGGCCGACGATCAAGAGAACCTAGACAGGTTCTCAGGCGATCATCTCGCCCTGCAACTCATCCAGCAGGCTCTGGATATAAGCCAGGCGCTGTCCCGGATCAGCCTGCTGCAGCGCCTGCAGCTTCTGCTCGACACTGAACGGCAGCAGGTAGGCCAATTGATTGGCCAACGCCTGCTGGCTGGCGACCGCCCCACCCATGCCCAACCCGGCGACCAGCGGGTGTTCGACCAGGGCATTGAGCAGCGCGGCGAGGTCGGCATGCTCGGCCAACAGCGGCGCATCGGCCGCCTCATCCAGCCAAGTGACCTCGGCCAGGGTCAGCTGGTCGGCCTGCACCTCGATCTGCTCCACATGAAAGCGCCGCACACCCTCGACCCGAATCCCCAGCAGACCATTGGGGCGCTGCTGGAAGTCACGAATCAGCGCCTCGCAACCCACCGCAGCAAAACGCTCGGCCGCCACACCGACCTCGCGCCCCGCGAAAATACCGACCACGCCGAATCCTTCGCCACGGCGCATGCAGGCGCTGACCATATCCAGGTAGCGCGCCTCGAAGATCTGCAAATCGAGCATGCAGCCGGGGAACAGCACGGTATTGAGCGGGAACAGCGGAAAATTCATGCAGCCATCCTCAGAACCTGTTTGCGATCTTCTGAATTAAAGCCAGACAAGGCGAAGATGGCCGAGGAAGCGGAGTTTACGAGTTGTAAATGAGCATTCCGAGGTCATTTTCAACGCAGTATGGCTGACAGTCAGGAGATCGCAGGCAGGTTCTCAAGCGATCAGCGCTACCACCAAGGGTAGGGCAATTGCAGTGACTACGCCCATCAGGCTCATGGCCAGGGCGGCGAAGGCCCCGCTTTCTTCACTCTCCTGCAGCGCCCGCGCCGTGCCCACCGCATGGGCAGTCAGGCCCAGCGCCATGCCCTGCGCAGCAGGATGATGCACGCCAATGCGGCGCAGCAGCTCGGGCCCGCAGATGGCACCGAGTACGCCGGTAATCAGCACGAACACCGCCGCCAACGCGGCCACGCCACCGATCTGCTCGGCTACCAGCATGGCGATCGGCGAGGTCACCGACTTCGGCGCCAGGGTCATCAGCATCATTCGCTCGGCCCCGAACAGCCAGGCCAGCAACACACCCAGCGCGGTCGCCAGCACGCCGGCAACCAGCAGGGTGATCAGTACCGGCCAGAACAGCTGGCGAATACGCCGCAGATTGAGGAACAAGGGTACGGCCAGGGCCACAGTAGTCGGCCCCAGCAACACACTGAGAAGGAAGGTGCTGTCGCGGTACTCGGCGTAACTCAGGCCGCAGGCCAGCAGCACACCGATCAGCACGGCCATCGACACCAGCACCGGCTGCAGGAACACCCAGCGGGTCTTTTCATAGGCGGCCAGTGACAGCTGGTACACCGCCAGGGTGATACCGATACCGAACAGCGGGTGATGAATGACTGCCTGCACGGCGCCCTGCCAATCCAGCGTCATGCCTGATCCTCGCGGCGTACCTGGCGCTCGATCAATTTCTGCATGAGCCAGCCGGCGAACAGTAGCGAGAGCAGCAACGACAGCCCCAGCGCCCCGGCCAGCGCCCAGAAGTCGGCGGCGATCTGTTCGGCATAGACCATCACCCCTACCGCAGGCGGCACCAGCAGCAACGGCAGGTAGCGCAACAAGCCGCTGGCGGCCTGGCTGAGCGGCTCGCCCACTTCACCCCGCAGCAGGAGGAACACGAACAGCAGCAGCATGCCGATGATCGGCCCTGGCAGCATGGGCAGGACCAGCACATTGAGGGCAGTGCCGAGCAGCTGGAACAGCACCAGCCAGGTCAGGCCGCGCAGCAGCATGGGGAAGTCTCCGACGGGATGGCGCGGCCATTATAAACACGCCCACAGCAGCGCTATATACCGCGACTTTCGGCTTGACCCTCGTGCCGAGTCATGATGATCTAGGGCCAGCTAGGTTCATCAGCAAAAACAACAAGTAGCCAGCATCCTTCAAGGAGGATCTATGCCGTTAGTACCCGTATCGCAACTGCAAGACTATGTAGGCAAAGAGCTTGGACGCTCGGAATGGATGACCATCGACCAAGAACGCATCAACCAGTTCGCCGAATGCACCGGCGACCACCAGTTCATTCATGTTGATCCGGTCAAGGCCAAGCACACCCCGTTCGGCGGCACCATTGCCCACGGCTTCCTCTCCCTGTCACTGATCCCCAAGCTGATGGAAGGCCTGATGATCATGCCCGAGGGCCTGAAAATGGCCGTCAACTACGGCCTCGACAGCGTGCGCTTCATCCAGCCGGTGAAGGTCAACTCGCGTGTGCGCCTGGCCATGAGCGTTCTCGAGATCACCGAGAAACGTGCCGGCCAGTGGCTGATCAAGACCCAGGCGACCCTGGAAATCGAAGGCGAAGAAAAACCGGCTTATATCGCCGAGCAACTGAGCCTGTGCTTCGTCTGACGCGGCCCCGCCCCGCCGATACGAAGTGACTGAACGGGGCGCCCAGGCGCCCCGTTCGCATTGGTGCTGCACATCTGCTGCGGCATACTCGAAGCATGCACCGACCAGGACGTCCACCATGCCCCGCCTCCTTGCTCCTCTGACCCTCGCTCTGCTGCTCGCCGCCTGCGGTGACGGTGAACCCCTGCTGCCACCCGATGCCGTACTGCCCGACGGCGGTCGCTATCGCGGCGAGGTCATCAATGGCCTGCTGCAAGGTGAAGGGCGCCTCGACTACGCCAACGGCAGCTGGTACGCCGGCAATTTCAAGGACGGCCAGAGCGACGGCCAGGGCGAATGGCGCGGCGCCAGCGGCGAGCGCTATGTCGGCCAGTTCCGCCAGGGCCTGTTCGATGGCCAGGGTACGCTGACCTACGGCGACGGCAGCATCTATAAAGGCGGTTTCAAACAGGGCCGCCTGCATGGCGAAGGTCATCTGCAGCAGGGCGAGATGAGCTACCGCGGCGGCTTCCGCAATGACAAATACCACGGCCTCGGCCTGCTCGAATGGCCGGACGGCACCCGCTACCAGGGGCGTTTCGCCCGTGGCGAGCTGAATGGCCCGGGCACCCGTAGCGAGGGCGGCAGCCAGTACAGCGGCATCTTCAAGGATGGCGTGCTGAATGGCGAAGGCAGCTACCAGGGTGTGGACGGTGAGCGCTACAGCGGTGGCTTCCGCGACGACAGTTTCCATGGCCAGGGGCGCTTCCAGAATGCCGATGGCGATGTCTGGCTGGGCCGCTTTGCAGATGGCTCACTGGAGGGCAAGGGCGAATTCAAGGGCGCCGATGGCCGTCATTATCTGGGGCAGCTGCGTTACTGGCGCTTCCACGGCGAGGGTGAGCTGACCCTCGCCGACGGCAGTGTCTACCGCGGCCGCTTCGTCAACAACGAGTACGCCGGCGATGGCACCCTGACACTCGCCGATGGCAAGCAGCGCAGCGGCACCTGGCAGAATGGCGAACTGATCCGCGACGGCCAGGGTGCTGCACTGCCAGACGCGCTGGAGTTGGGCCTGCTGGAGCAGGGCAAACTGCTCGACCAGGCCATCGCCGCCCTACCCGCCTCCACCCCGAGCACCGAGCTGTACAGCCTGACCCTGGCTGGCGACGGCAAGCAGAGCGTGTTCCTGCGCGAGGCCGACTACGTCAGCAAGCTGCTCGGTGAGCGCTTCAATGCGCGCGGCAACATCAGCCTGATCAACCACCGTGACCATCTTGCCGACCGCCCGCTGGCCACCCGCGAGAGCCTGACCCGCGCGGTGCGCGCCCTGGCCGAACGCAGCGGCCCGGAAGATCTGGTGTTCCTCTACCTGACCAGCCACGGCTCGCGTGACCACCAACTGAGCATCGACCAGCCACGCCTGCAGCTGGAAAACCTGCCCGCCAGCGAGCTGGCGGCGCTGCTGCAACCCTTGCGCGAGCGGCACAAGGTGGTGGTGATCTCGGCCTGCTACTCCGGCGGTTTCATCCCCCTGCTGAAAGACGACAAGACCCTGGTGATGACCGCCGCGCGCGCCGACCGGGTGTCCTTCGGCTGCTCCGAGGAAAACGACTTCACCTACTTTGGCCGCGCCCTGTTCGCCGAGGCGCTCAACGAAACCGATGATTTGCAGCGCGCCTTCGAACTGGCCAAGACAAAAGTTGCCGAACGGGAGAAGGCCGAAGATTTCCAAGCCTCCGAGCCACAACTGTGGGCACCGCCCGCCGTGCTCAAACAGTGGAAGACCCTGCGCGAAAGCCAGGCCAAGCTGGCGCTGGAGAGCGCGACTGTGAAGAAAACCGAATAAAGCGGCATAGCACTCATACCTGTGCGAGCAAAAACTTCTAAGCTGGTTGTATCAGTGGAGTAGCCCAGCATGTACCTGACGCCTCAGCACATCCTGCTCGCCGGAGCCACCGGACTTACCGGTGAACATTTGCTCGACCGCCTGCTTAGCGAGCCGACCATCAATCGCGTGCTGGCTCCCAGCCGCCGCCCGCTGGCCGAGCATGCGCACCTGGACAACCCGGTCGGCGAACTGGGCGACCTGCTGCCGCAGCTGCAAGGCCGTGTCGATGTCGCCTTCTGCTGCCTGGGCAGCACCATCAAGCAGGCCGGTTCGCAGGAGGCCTTCCGCGCCATCGACCACGACCTGGTCCTGGCCTTCGCCCAGCGCGCTCGCGAACTGGGTGCGCGGCATCTGCTGGTGATCAGCGCCCTGGGCGCCGACGCCAAATCCGGCGTGTTCTACAACCGCGTCAAAGGCGAGATGGAGCAGGCGCTGATCGCCCAGGACTGGCCCCAGCTGACCCTCGCCCGGCCCTCGCTGCTGCTCGGCGCGCGCAGTGAGTTCCGCCTCGGCGAACAACTGGCCGCGCCCTTCATGCGCTGGTTGCCCGGCAAGTACCGCGGCATTCAGGCCGCCGCCCTGGCCCGTGCGCTGTGGCGCCTGGCCCTGGAAGAAAGCGATGGCGTGCGCATCGTCGAATCCCACCAGCTGCGTCGTCTCGGCCGCTAAGCCCCCCCGCACAACCCCTCACAAGACCGCTTACTGCCTTGGCTCATCGGTGGAAATGCTGCGCCGCTTCTCAGCCCATGCGCACTGGCAAGCTTTGTAGGGTGGATAACGCTGTACCTATCCACCAATAGCGCCACTCGCAACGGGCCAGCTAAGCCTCGCCGGCCATCCGCCGCGCTGTTCACTGCCTTGCCGGCGCTTTAAACTCGGCCCTCCCCGGCCTGCCCGCGCACTCATCCACGCACAGGCCCACCCTGCCCACACGCAGGACCATACCCACAGCCAGACACCGGAGAACTTATGCGCGAAGTCGTGATTGTCGCCGCCACCCGTACCGCCATCGGCGCCTTTCAGGGCGCGCTGAGCGCCATTCCCGCCGTCGAGTTGGGCGCCACGGTGATCCGCAGTCTGCTGGCGCAGAGCGGCGTCAGTGCCGAGCAAATCGATGAAGTGATCCTCGGCCAGGTCCTCACCGCCGGTGCCGGACAGAACCCGGCGCGGCAGAGCGTGATCAAGGCCGGTCTGCCGCACACGGTGCCGGCCTTCACCCTGAACAAGGTCTGCGGTTCGGGCCTCAAGGCCGTGCAACTGGGTTACCAGGCCATCGCCTGTGGCGATGCCGAGGTGATCATCGCTGGCGGTCAGGAGAACATGAGCCTGGCGCCCTATGTCATGCAGCAGGCCCGCACCGGTATGCGCATGGGCCACGGCAAGCTGCTCGACACGATGATCCAGGACGGCCTGTGGGACGCCTTCAACGACTACCACATGGGCATCACCGCAGAGAACCTGGCAGCCAAGTACCAGATCAGCCGCGAGCAGCAGGACGCCTTCGCCGCCACCTCGCAGCAGCGCGCCAGCGCCGCCCAGGAAGCCGGTCGCTTCGACGGCGAGATCACCCCGGTGCTGATCCCGCAGCGCAAAGGCGAACCCGTAGCTTTCGCCCGTGACGAACAACCGCGCGCCGGCACCACTGCCGAATCCCTGGGCAAGCTCAAGCCAGCCTTCCAGAAAGACGGCAGCGTCACCGCCGGCAACGCCTCCACCCTCAACGACGGCGCTGCCGCCGTGCTGCTGATGAGCGCCGAGAAGGCTGCCGAGTTGAAGTTGCCGGTGCTGGCGCGCATCGCTGCTGCGGCAGGTTCGGGTGTCGACCCGGCGATCATGGGCATCGGCCCGGTCTCTGCCACTCGCCGCGCACTGAGCAAGGCCGGCTGGAGCGTCGAGGATCTGGATCTGGTGGAAGCCAACGAAGCCTTCGCCGCCCAGGCCCTGTCGGTGGCCAAGGAGCTGGGCTGGAGCCTGGACAAGGTCAACGTCAACGGCGGCGCCATCGCCCTCGGCCACCCGATCGGTGCTTCCGGCTGCCGCGTGCTGGTGACCCTGCTGCACGAGATGCAGCGCCGCGACGCCAAGAAAGGTCTGGCCACCCTGTGCATCGGTGGCGGTCAGGGCGTGGCCCTGGCGGTCGAGCGCACCTAAGAGCCAGTCTACGATCTCTTGATCGTCGGCCATGCTGCGTTGAAATCGGGCTCGGGCTGCTCATTTACGGCTTGTAAACTCCGCGCCCTCGCCCAATTTCGCCTTGCCTGGCTCTAGCTCAAAAGATCATAAACAGGTTCTAAGCAGATCGACGCGGGCGCAAGGCCCGCGTCGTTTCAGTGACCGCCCGTGACGCCGAGCCCCACACCGAGCTCGGCAGCCACGGCGAATGGCAGCAACACGGTGTCCAGCAGGGCACTGGCCGGTAGATCCAGACCGGCATACTTGGGCGCCTCGGCGCCAAAACGGTCCAGTGGGCAGCAACCACCCTGCAGCGCATACCAGTCCAGGCGCGTCCCCGAGTAGATGATCGGCGCCCCCGGTTTGGCCGCATCCAGGGTGCGCACGCTGGCGCAGCCAGGCAGCACCAGCAGCAGGCTCAGGCCGACCACGTAGGAGCGAGCTCTGCTCGCGAAGCCTCTATGCGGCCACCGTTCGCGAGCAGAGCTCGCTCCTACACAGTCAGTCATCACTGCTCAGATGATGCTCACCCCAACGCGGCAGCATGTCCTGGGGAATATTCAGCAGATTGAGGATGCGCGCGACGACGAAATCGATCAGGTCGTCGATGGTCTGCGGTTGGTGATAGAAGCCCGGCGAAGCGGGCACGATCACCGCGCCGAGGTTGGACAGCTTGAGCATGTTCTCCAGGTGGATGCTGGAGTACGGCGCCTCACGCGGTACCAGGATCAGTTGGCGACGCTCCTTCAAGGCGACGTCAGCGGCGCGTTCGATCAGGTTGTTGCAGGCACCCGTGGCGATGGCCGAGAGGGTGCCGGTCGAGCAGGGCACAACCACCATCGCCGCCGGCGCACCGGAGCCGGAGGCCACCGGCGCCATCCAGTCTTCCTTGCCGTACACGCGGATCTGCCCGGCCGCGGCGCCGGTGTATTCGCTGAGGAAAGCCTGCATGGCCTGCGGTTTGGCCGGCAGGGTCACGTCGGTCTCGGTGGCCATCACCAACTGCGCGGCCTTGGAGATCAGGAAGTGCACCTCGCGCTCCTCCTGCACCAGGCAGTCGAGCAGGCGCAGGCCGTACTGGGCACCGGAGGCGCCGGTCATGGCCAGGGTGATGCGTTCGGGACCCGACATGTTATTCCTCCAGCGCTTTGGCCAGCTTGCCATGCAGGCCACCAAAGCCACCGTTACTCATCACCACCACCTGAGTGCCGGGCGTGGCGTGGGCCTTGACCCCGGCAATGATCGCTTCAAGCGAGTCGCAGACTTCGGTCGGCACGCTGGACGAGGCCACGCTGGCGGCCAGATCCCAGCCCAGGTTGGCCGGCGCATACCAGTAGACGCGATCGGCCTGCACCACGGACGCCGGCAGGCCGTCGCGGTGGGCGCCGAGCTTCATCGAGTTGGAACGCGGTTCGATCACCGCGATCAGCGGCGCATCGCCGATCTGCTTGCGCAGGCCGTCCAGGGTGGTGGCGATGGCGGTCGGGTGGTGGGCGAAGTCGTCGTAGATGGTCACGCCCTTGACCTCGGCGACCTTCTCCATGCGCCGCTTGACGCTCTTGAAGCTGGACAGGCCGGCGATGCCCAGTTCCGGCACCACGCCGACATGGCGTGCCGCAGCCAGGGTGGCCAGGGCGTTGGCGACGTTGTGCTGGCCGGTCAGCGCCCACTCGACCACGCCCATCAGGGCCTCGTCGAACCACACCTCGAAGCGCGAGCCATCGGCGCTGAGCAGTTTGGCCTGCCACTGGCCGCCGTCACCGGTGGTCTGCACCGGAGTCCAGCAGCCCATCTCGATGACCCGCTGCAGGGCCTGTTCGGCCTGCGGATGGATGATCAGCCCCTCGCCCGGCACGGTGCGCACCAGGTGGTGGAACTGCCGCTCGATGGCCGCCAGATCCGGGAAGATATCCGCGTGATCGAACTCCAGGTTATTCAGGATCGCGGTGCGCGGGCGGTAGTGGACGAACTTGCTGCGCTTGTCGAAGAAAGCGCTGTCGTACTCGTCGGCCTCGACCACGAAGAACGGCGTGCCACCCAGGCGCGCCGACACGCCGAAGTTCTGCGGCACGCCGCCGATCAAAAAGCCCGGGCTCATGCCGGCATGCTCCAGCACCCAGGCCAGCATGCTGCTGGTGGTGGTCTTGCCGTGGGTACCGGCAGCGGCCAGCACCCAGCGCCCCTGCAGCACATGGTCGGCCAGCCACTGCGGGCCGGACACGTAGGGCAGGCCCTTGTTCAGCACATACTCGACGGCCGGGTTGCCGCGGCTCAGGGCGTTACCGACCACCACCAGGTCGGGTGCCGGCTGCAGGTGGGCC encodes:
- a CDS encoding YceK/YidQ family lipoprotein, whose product is MVGLSLLLVLPGCASVRTLDAAKPGAPIIYSGTRLDWYALQGGCCPLDRFGAEAPKYAGLDLPASALLDTVLLPFAVAAELGVGLGVTGGH
- the ubiX gene encoding flavin prenyltransferase UbiX is translated as MSGPERITLAMTGASGAQYGLRLLDCLVQEEREVHFLISKAAQLVMATETDVTLPAKPQAMQAFLSEYTGAAAGQIRVYGKEDWMAPVASGSGAPAAMVVVPCSTGTLSAIATGACNNLIERAADVALKERRQLILVPREAPYSSIHLENMLKLSNLGAVIVPASPGFYHQPQTIDDLIDFVVARILNLLNIPQDMLPRWGEHHLSSDD
- a CDS encoding acetyl-CoA C-acetyltransferase — encoded protein: MREVVIVAATRTAIGAFQGALSAIPAVELGATVIRSLLAQSGVSAEQIDEVILGQVLTAGAGQNPARQSVIKAGLPHTVPAFTLNKVCGSGLKAVQLGYQAIACGDAEVIIAGGQENMSLAPYVMQQARTGMRMGHGKLLDTMIQDGLWDAFNDYHMGITAENLAAKYQISREQQDAFAATSQQRASAAQEAGRFDGEITPVLIPQRKGEPVAFARDEQPRAGTTAESLGKLKPAFQKDGSVTAGNASTLNDGAAAVLLMSAEKAAELKLPVLARIAAAAGSGVDPAIMGIGPVSATRRALSKAGWSVEDLDLVEANEAFAAQALSVAKELGWSLDKVNVNGGAIALGHPIGASGCRVLVTLLHEMQRRDAKKGLATLCIGGGQGVALAVERT
- a CDS encoding MaoC family dehydratase; translated protein: MPLVPVSQLQDYVGKELGRSEWMTIDQERINQFAECTGDHQFIHVDPVKAKHTPFGGTIAHGFLSLSLIPKLMEGLMIMPEGLKMAVNYGLDSVRFIQPVKVNSRVRLAMSVLEITEKRAGQWLIKTQATLEIEGEEKPAYIAEQLSLCFV
- a CDS encoding C13 family peptidase, whose protein sequence is MPRLLAPLTLALLLAACGDGEPLLPPDAVLPDGGRYRGEVINGLLQGEGRLDYANGSWYAGNFKDGQSDGQGEWRGASGERYVGQFRQGLFDGQGTLTYGDGSIYKGGFKQGRLHGEGHLQQGEMSYRGGFRNDKYHGLGLLEWPDGTRYQGRFARGELNGPGTRSEGGSQYSGIFKDGVLNGEGSYQGVDGERYSGGFRDDSFHGQGRFQNADGDVWLGRFADGSLEGKGEFKGADGRHYLGQLRYWRFHGEGELTLADGSVYRGRFVNNEYAGDGTLTLADGKQRSGTWQNGELIRDGQGAALPDALELGLLEQGKLLDQAIAALPASTPSTELYSLTLAGDGKQSVFLREADYVSKLLGERFNARGNISLINHRDHLADRPLATRESLTRAVRALAERSGPEDLVFLYLTSHGSRDHQLSIDQPRLQLENLPASELAALLQPLRERHKVVVISACYSGGFIPLLKDDKTLVMTAARADRVSFGCSEENDFTYFGRALFAEALNETDDLQRAFELAKTKVAEREKAEDFQASEPQLWAPPAVLKQWKTLRESQAKLALESATVKKTE
- a CDS encoding oxidoreductase is translated as MYLTPQHILLAGATGLTGEHLLDRLLSEPTINRVLAPSRRPLAEHAHLDNPVGELGDLLPQLQGRVDVAFCCLGSTIKQAGSQEAFRAIDHDLVLAFAQRARELGARHLLVISALGADAKSGVFYNRVKGEMEQALIAQDWPQLTLARPSLLLGARSEFRLGEQLAAPFMRWLPGKYRGIQAAALARALWRLALEESDGVRIVESHQLRRLGR
- the mpl gene encoding UDP-N-acetylmuramate:L-alanyl-gamma-D-glutamyl-meso-diaminopimelate ligase, with the protein product MHIHILGICGTFMGSLAVLAKELGHRVTGSDANVYPPMSTQLEAQGIELMQGYEPAHLQPAPDLVVVGNALSRGNPAVEYVLNKGLPYVSGPQWLADHVLQGRWVLAAAGTHGKTTTSSMLAWVLEHAGMSPGFLIGGVPQNFGVSARLGGTPFFVVEADEYDSAFFDKRSKFVHYRPRTAILNNLEFDHADIFPDLAAIERQFHHLVRTVPGEGLIIHPQAEQALQRVIEMGCWTPVQTTGDGGQWQAKLLSADGSRFEVWFDEALMGVVEWALTGQHNVANALATLAAARHVGVVPELGIAGLSSFKSVKRRMEKVAEVKGVTIYDDFAHHPTAIATTLDGLRKQIGDAPLIAVIEPRSNSMKLGAHRDGLPASVVQADRVYWYAPANLGWDLAASVASSSVPTEVCDSLEAIIAGVKAHATPGTQVVVMSNGGFGGLHGKLAKALEE